A window from Vigna angularis cultivar LongXiaoDou No.4 chromosome 7, ASM1680809v1, whole genome shotgun sequence encodes these proteins:
- the LOC108337982 gene encoding uncharacterized protein LOC108337982 isoform X5, whose protein sequence is MKSNASVFDMSKTNLSHILSSSAVMSRSGKSSDYVMFPNNAHMDNNLFIGTLSRKQATTIQDGCNIPLKGFPGISQNSFVDLLKSQLMESNLAMYTTAPNFGGTQLDDGCHPIPPFLDSLKTKVSLSTVHSPLQTPTNLLKDHDCIKTKANGLVGRDAASSNVDLRLGQPPQTGNPLPSFVEPLQFNILASTPKLQPQKQMINNADLSREEGLQNNFRYSAASFKLVEELPQLKPKNYMSAVGKASVKARSETQNVAKGVSFSPFLQVDVPGRKTQASENLWADDSPNMPKKLYSDYGLIGRQSNKSVVGTNKYLENNIGVSFAKDSGGKRNPGFGIGQLMKYPSSMMRSVGGYDSCISVVNEKMYEPNFESSLPSDTLVRANILHGSHNTSSLGLENYMMNPQTSIPFKEILKGPPYHVSVSVSNQTPTLPQQQTINRDAYFVDENTRLLGVTQIPELSKQYHALHFNMNQKQGGSSSILKFQHYTCEASTSEQGTSCARLKLPQNKSIFGNHENTVGLEKLPSLTGMNGYYHLSDLSPTPLHSKEKESQCKHSYDLQNEETSLSLGINKDNIRSSTCEKYSEQSPNICLEGKYPCPALINCCRSNFSSGIEPLRKNLGQQLADVSGETSLKMPSDLFRNLNTTNNGNIHFEQGGHAPQWRDVPSKVRKAVCDATSLDQTFNGFDKEARDGFQLGNISTKCSKITTDMGDLSEEKENSNVSSGCSAPVITQASVMVNKIDYCTDEAIDTGVVNKLEVDEGSGIDQGSMSDLVGSERTGESLGLISGNYLKNGCSRVLNDESCCDLLDDLKLLDSLIWKKERNQNHFVLSANCKINQSQNVKRGINGRKRKRNVVKILDASLSSEFPSLLHNKNNEDAEIFNSSSNLSKEMQMHSLPSLQKSFNKSSFVQSCNTRIQSAFASKFVSCKNRRSKHLIHKVSYESLSDSDAEFHSPPVFSGTKRLRKNLTSDFEQFHIQEPSYEEPENGKLRPFLCRKENHHRTRPVVCGKHGEICKEHLAKEVQKPAKIVSLRKVLKSSKRCMSHTNGKPRLTSKKQWKKLSIGTDSGSFCGNHGLKIKEHGETQTTIIYNEANVDMSLEDLERGGKQDAKAKAKQGVRVGNRENVRLKTKNKDIRKHRSINELTAKETKVTDMISCAQDRETGLCSPKSRNSSQGHLNISTINSDTFCCVCQSSSNDKINCLLECCQCLIRVHQACYGVSTLPKRSRWCCRPCRTNSKNIACVLCGYGGGAMTRAAMSHAIVKSLLKVWNGEKDGMPKHTTSCEFFGKEIYAFPSSKAGQESVLKTKIHDTSTDLVKVQISTNHMQHTLTSLSNFKVHNSITAGVLDPTVKQWIHMVCGLWTPGTRCPNVDTMSAFDVSGVARPRADVVCSICNRWGGSCIECRVADCSVKFHPWCAHQKNLLQSETEGIDDEKIGFYGRCMLHAIEPRYLSMYDPIDEMGNQEEKEFTCARVEGYKGRRWDGFQDNHCQGGCLVPEEQLNAWIHINGQKLCSQGLIKFPDLDMEHDCRKEYARYKQAKGWKHLVVYKSRIHALGLYTSRFISRGEVVVEYVGEIVGLRVADKREKDYQSGKKLQYKSACYFFRIDKEHIIDATRKGGIARFVNHSCLPNCVAKVITVRHEKKVVFFAERDIFPGEEITYDYHFNHEDEGKIPCYCNSKNCRRYMN, encoded by the exons ATGAAATCCAATGCATCCGTGTTTGATATGTCCAAGACTAATTTGTCTCATATTTTGAGTTCATCTGCAGTCATGTCAAGGTCTGGAAAGTCTTCTGACTATGTCATGTTTCCAAATAATGCTCATATGgacaacaatttatttattggtACATTGTCCAgaaaacaagcaacaacaaTCCAGGATGGTTGCAACATTCCACTCAAAGGTTTTCCTGGTATTTCACAAAACAGCTTTGTTGATTTGTTGAAAAGCCAGTTAATGGAATCTAATCTGGCTATGTACACAACTGCACCAAATTTTGGTGGAACTCAGCTAGATGATGGTTGTCATCCTATACCTCCTTTCTTGGATTCTCTGAAAACGAAAGTAAGTTTGTCAACGGTCCACTCACCTTTGCAAACACCAACAAACCTTTTGAAAGACCATGATtgcataaaaacaaaagcaaatggTCTTGTAGGCAGAGATGCGGCTTCATCTAATGTTGACCTTAGGCTTGGTCAACCACCTCAGACAGGAAACCCACTTCCATCATTTGTAGAACCACTGCAGTTTAATATCCTTGCCAGTACACCAAAACTGCAACCGCAGAAGCAGATGATTAATA ATGCAGACCTCAGCAGGGAGGAGGGATTAcagaataattttagatatTCTGCTGCTTCATTCAAATTGGTTGAAGAATTGCCTCAGCTTAAACCCAAGAACTATATGTCAGCTGTGGGTAAGGCTTCTGTTAAAGCTAGATCAGAAACACAAAATGTGGCCAAGGGTGTATCATTTTCACCATTTTTGCAAGTTGATGTACCTGGAAGAAAGACACAAGCTAGTGAAAATTTGTGGGCTGATGACAGCCCTAACATGCCTAAGAAACTGTATTCTGATTATGGTCTCATAGGAAGGCAATCAAATAAATCTGTCGTAGGGACCAATaaatatttggaaaataatatagGGGTGAGCTTTGCCAAAGATTCTGGTGGCAAAAGAAATCCGGGGTTTGGAATTGGTCAGTTAATGAAATATCCAAGCTCCATGATGAGATCTGTTGGTGGTTATGATAGTTGTATTTCAGTTGTTAACGAAAAGATGTATGAACCAAATTTTGAATCTAGCTTGCCATCAGATACATTGGTGCGGGCAAATATTTTGCATGGTTCACACAATACGTCTTCTCTTGGGCTAGAAAATTATATGATGAATCCTCAGACCTCCATTCCATTTAAAGAGATTTTGAAAGGCCCTCCCTATCATGTTTCAGTTTCTGTGTCAAATCAGACTCCGACTTTGCCACAGCAGCAGACCATTAATAGGGATGCTTATTTTGTTGATGAAAACACGAGGTTGCTTGGTGTGACACAGATACCAGAGTTATCTAAGCAATATCATGCATTGCATTTTAATATGAATCAGAAGCAAGGGGGATCCAGCAGTATTTTGAAATTTCAGCATTATACTTGTGAGGCTTCAACATCTGAACAGGGAACCTCTTGTGCAAGATTGAAATTGCCTCAAAATAAGTCGATATTTGGGAATCATGAGAATACTGTTGGTTTAGAGAAGTTGCCTTCCCTCACAG GTATGAACGGATATTATCATTTGTCTGACTTGTCACCAACACCTTTACATTCTAAAGAAAAGGAATCACAATGTAAACATTCTTATGATCTTCAAAATGAAGAGACTTCTTTAAG CCTTGGTATAAACAAAGACAATATCAGATCTAGTACATGTGAAAAATACTCTGAGCAATCGCCAAATATATGTTTGGAAGGCAAGTATCCTTGTCCTGCTCTGATAAACTGTTGCCGTAGCAACTTTTCCTCAGGGATTGAACCCCTTCGTAAGAACCTAGGGCAACAACTTGCTGATGTCAGTGGTGAAACTTCTTTGAAGATGCCTTCAGATTTGTTTAGAAATCTGAATACTACGAACAACGGAAATATCCACTTTGAGCAAGGTGGGCATGCTCCTCAATGGAGAGATGTGCCCAGTAAGGTCAGGAAAGCAGTTTGTGATGCGACATCTTTAGATCAAACATTTAATGGTTTCGATAAGGAAGCACGAGATGGTTTTCAACTTGGAAACATTTCCACAAAATGCTCCAAAATAACCACTGATATGGGAGACCTGtcagaagagaaagaaaattctAATGTTTCTTCTGGATGCTCTGCTCCTGTGATTACTCAGGCATCTGTGATGGTGAACAAAATTGATTACTGTACTGATGAAGCTATAGACACTGGCGTTGTCAACAAGCTCGAAGTTGATGAAGGGTCAGGTATTGATCAAGGCTCCATGTCAGATTTGGTTGGAAGTGAAAGAACCGGTGAGTCTCTAGGCTTGATCTCTgggaattatttgaaaaatggtTGTTCGAGAGTGTTGAATGATGAATCATGTTGCGATCTACTTGATGATCTTAAACTGTTAGATTCCTTGATAtggaagaaagaaaggaatCAAAATCATTTTGTGCTTTCTGCTAATTGTAAAATCAATCAATCTCAAAATGTCAAGAGGGGCATCAATGGAAGAAAGCGAAAGAGAAATGTGGTGAAGATTCTAGATGCTTCATTATCTTCTGAATTCCCTTCCTTGTTGCACAATAAGAATAATGAAGATGCTGAGATTTTTAATTCCTCTTCTAATTTGTCAAAAGAAATGCAAATGCATTCTCTGCCTAGCCTGCAGAAATCATTTAACAAGTCTTCCTTTGTTCAATCTTGTAACACACGAATACAGTCCGCATTTGCATCTAAATTTGTTTCCTGTAAGAATCGTCGGAGCAAGCATCTCATTCATAAAGTTTCCTATGAGTCTCTATCAGATTCTGATGCTGAGTTTCACTCACCGCCTGTATTTTCTGGAACAAAGAGATTGAGAAAGAATCTCACTTCTGATTTTGAGCAGTTTCATATACAAGAACCATCCTATGAGGAACCTGAAAATGGTAAGTTGAGGCCATTCTTATGCAGGAAGGAAAATCATCATAGAACAAGGCCAGTAGTATGTGGAAAACATGGTGAAATTTGTAAAGAACATTTGGCTAAAGAGGTGCAAAAGCCTGCAAAAATTGTATCCCTCAGGAAGGTCCTTAAGTCTTCCAAAAGGTGTATGAGCCACACAAATGGAAAACCTAGACTAACTTCAAAAAAGCAATGGAAGAAATTGAGCATTGGAACAGATAGTGGGTCCTTCTGTGGGAACCAtggtttaaaaattaaagaacacGGTGAAACACAAActacaataatttataatgaagCAAATGTTGATATGTCCTTGGAAGACTTGGAGAGAGGTGGCAAGCAAGATGCTAAAGCTAAAGCTAAGCAGGGTGTTAGGGTTGGAAATAGAGAAAATGTTCGATTGAAGACGAAGAACAAGGACATTCGGAAACACCGCAGCATTAATGAGCTCACTGCTAAAG AAACCAAAGTGACGGATATGATAAGTTGTGCTCAAGACAGAGAGACTGGTTTGTGTAGCCCAAAAAGTAGAAA CTCTAGTCAAGGTCATCTAAACATATCTACTATAAACTCAGATACCTTCTGCTGTGTGTGTCAAAGCTCAAGCAATGATAAAATCAACTGTTTGTTGGAATGTTGTCAATGCCTAATTCGa GTGCACCAAGCTTGCTATGGTGTTTCCACATTACCCAAAAGAAGTCGCTGGTGTTGCAGACCATGCCGGACCAActcaaaaaatatt GCATGTGTCCTATGTGGTTATGGAGGTGGGGCCATGACTCGAGCAGCAATGAGTCATGCGATTGTCAAGAGCCTCCTAAAAGTGTGGAATGGTGAGAAAGATGGCATGCCTAAGCATACAACTTCATGTGAATTTTTTGGAAAGGAAATATATGCATTCCCATCCTCAAAGGCTGGTCAAGAAAGtgttttaaagacaaaaatccatgATACATCAACAGATCTGGTGAAAGTTCAAATATCTACAAATCATATGCAGCATACCCTCACTAGTCTTTCTAATTTTAAGGTACACAACAGCATTACTGCAGGAGTTCTTGATCCAACTGTTAAACAATGGATTCATATGGTTTGTGGTCTTTGGACTCCTGGAACAAGATGCCCGAATGTTGACACCATGAGTGCTTTTGATGTATCTGGTGTTGCGCGTCCCAGGGCAGATGTG GTTTGTTCCATTTGCAATCGATGGGGTGGTTCTTGTATAGAGTGCAGGGTGGCTGATTGCTCTGTCAAGTTTCATCCTTGGTGTGCTCATCAAAAG AACCTGTTGCAAAGTGAGACTGAAGGTATTGATGATGAAAAGATTGGATTTTATGGAAGATGCATGCTTCATGCTATTGAACCTAGATATCTGTCCATGTATGATCCTATTGATGAAATGGGAAATCAAGAAGAAAAGGAATTCACCTGTGCCAGGGTAGAG GGTTACAAGGGAAGAAGATGGGATGGTTTTCAGGATAATCACTGCCAAGGTGGATGCCTTGTTCCTGAGGAGCAGCTTAATGCTTGGATTCACATCAATGGGCAGAAATTATGTTCTCAAGGACTCATAAAATTCCCCGATTTGGATATGGAGCATGATTGTCGA AAGGAATACGCTCGGTACAAACAAGCAAAGGGATGGAAACACCTTGTTGTGTACAAATCCCGTATACACGCACTTGGTCTTTACACTTCTCGATTCATTTCCCGGGGTGAAGTG GTGGTTGAATATGTTGGTGAAATTGTGGGATTGCGTGTGGCTGATAAAAGGGAGAAGGATTATCAATCTGGAAAGAAACTTCAGTACAAGAGTGCCTGCTACTTCTTCAGGATAGACAAAGAGCATATTATTGATGCCACAAGGAAAGGGGGGATTGCTCGGTTTGTTAACCACTCGTGCCTG CCAAATTGCGTGGCAAAAGTGATTACTGTAAGGCATGAAAAGAAG GTTGTTTTCTTTGCTGAGAGGGATATATTTCCTGGTGAAGAGATTACGTATGATTACCACTTTAACCACGAGGACGAAGGAAAGATTCCATGCTACTGCAATTCAAAAAATTGCAGGCGCTATATGAACTGA